From uncultured Desulfobacter sp.:
AAGACATTGAGCAGACTGCAGATCTTTTGGATGACACCAGCGACGCCCCGGTCATCCGCCTGGTCAATCAGATGATCTCCCAGTCGGTCAAGGCGGGTGCCAGCGATATTCATATTGAACCGTTCCAGGATGAACTCGTTGTCCGGTACCGCATTGACGGAATACTCTATCCCATGATGTCCCCGCCCAAAATGTTCCAGTCCAGCCTGATTTCCAGGGTTAAAGTCATGGCTAAGATGAATATTGCCGAAAAGCGTATTCCCCAGGACGGCCGGGCCCAGGTCCGGATGGGAAACCAGGAAATTGATATGCGTATTTCAACAGTGCCCACCAATTTCGGGGAGCGTCTGGTTATCCGGCTGTTGAACAAGTCCGGATCTTTTATGCAGATTTCAGAATTCGGTTTGTCCCAAGATAATGAACGGCACCTGCATGATATTTTTCGGCAGAACCACGGCATTGTTCTGGTTACAGGCCCCACGGGCAGCGGAAAGACCACTACCCTTTATGCGGGGTTGTCTGAAATCAACACCCCGGACCGGTCTATTATCACGGTTGAGGATCCGGTGGAATACAACTTGAAGGGTGTGGGGCAGATCCAGGTTAACCAGAAAACGGGACTGACGTTTGCCCGGGGACTTAGATCCATTGTTCGCCAGGACCCGGATGTTATTCTGATTGGTGAGATACGTGACATTGAAACGGCTGAAATTGCGATCCAGTCCGCTTTGACCGGGCACCTTGTGTTTTCCACCCTTCACACCAATGATGCCCCCGGTGCGGTGACTCGCCTGGTGGATTTGGGCGTGGAGCCTTACTTGATCACCTCCTCGGTGAATCATATAATTGCCCAGCGTCTTGTCCGGGTACTCTGCCGCCATTGCCGGGAGGAATTTGTCCTGTCCAATGCAGATCTGAGCAGTTTTGAAAGTATAAACGGCCTTGCACCGGGGCAGAAGGTGTTCAAACCGAAAGGTTGCCCAAAATGTTTTGATACAGGATATTTGGGACGCCAGGCCATTATGGAGATTCTGCCCCTGGATGAAGAATTGAAATCGCTTATCCTGGAAACTTCGGATGCCAACCTGATCAAGGAGGCTGCAATAAAAAAAGGAATGAAAACCCTGCGAGCCGACGGGTTGACCAAAGTAGCCCAGGGCATCACTTCCCTTCGGGAGGTGTTGCGCGTCACCCAGGAATAGGTGTTGTCTCCCGCTCACCTTCATCATTTTTTATTTAGTGTCTGACCGAAAACCTGTGTTTGGACGCAAAGTTGCCCAGATGCAAGGCGCAAAAAAATTTTCAACCGGAGCATACTAAAGTATGTGAGGATTGTAAATTTTTCTGCAACGCCGCAGGTGGGTGATTTTGCGTTCAAACACTATTCAATATAATTCCATGCTTTAAGCCGCTTATACGCATACTGGCTGTATTTATTTGACGCATAATTGATCTCTTTGAGATATGCTGCATATTCCCGGGCTGCCGGCTGTTTTCTGCCAGCCATGTCAAGGGCGTAGCCCTGGTAAAAGGTTGTCTGGGGATTTCCCGGCAGCAGCCTGCTTGATGCAGCGAAGTCCGCATGGGCCTGCATGTTTTTTTTTAAAGCCAGATTGGAAAGCCCTGAAATATAATGTCCTTGGTTTTCCCGGGGGAAAAGTTGTTTGGCAAGGCTGGCATGGTATGCGGCGTTCTTATTTTTTTTCCTGATCAACATGCACTTGGCTGTCATCACTTGGGCTGTATAATCATTGTCTTTTAATCTGAGTGCAGACATCAACGCACTCTCGGCCTGGTCATACTGCGCTTTGGCCAGGAATTTATCTGCCTCCTGGAGTTTGGAAATTAAGGCTTTTTGCGATCTTAAATTCGCTGTGTGGTCCATATACCGGTCGCGGTACAGGCTCAGAGAATGGGTATCCCGGTATATTCCGCTGTCTCTGTTTCTGGCGGAATCCAACCTCTCCCGGCTCATGGGATGGGTGGCAAACAGCATCTGGGTTGAATTGGGCTTTGTGGTATTCATTTCGTTGAGCATTTCCATAAGACCGGTAAATCCTTTGGAGTTGTATCCGGAGCGGGCCATGTACTGGTGCCCTAAGGAATCGGCTTCACGTTCGTTATTCCGTGAGTATTTGGAAAGGAACAGCCCCTGTCCCAGGCCCCCAAGTTTTTGGGCCCAATCGCCCAATCCGGCTCCCTGGGTCTCTGCTGCCACTGAAAGACCTGCCACTATAATGGACGATATCTGTCCTTTGGATTGCTGTTCGGCCGCATGCCGTGCATTGACATGCCCCAGTTCGTGCCCCAGAAGAGAGGCCAGTTCTGCCTCATTGTCAAGCTCCAGTAAAATTCCCCGGGTCACGGCGATGGAACCGCCCGGAAAAGCATAGGCGTTTACATAGGTGGCATTGACCACCTGGAAATTATAGGGCATGTCGAGGCGGTGGACCTGATGCAGCATGGATTTGCCCACGCCGGCAACATACCGGTTCAGTCCTTTATCCTGGGTTACACCGTAGTCCGAAGAAAATTGAAAGGGCGACTGCTGTTTATCCACGGATATTTCCTGATCCCGGCTCATAAGCATCAACTGCTTTTGTCCGGTGATCGGATCAATGGCACATCCCTGGAAAAGTCCTGTCCCTGCCAGGGTTATGGCTGTTGCCGTACAGCCCTGCAAAAAGTCCCGCCGGGTTATTCCGGTGCTTTTAATTTGTTTCATAATTATCTCTTTTTATTAAAAATAAAACAAAAAATACTTTCCCAGATCGTCGAAATGCTCAGTGTCTTCGAATTCGCAGCCAAAGCTGTATTCGGAAAAGGCTTTCCGGACCCTTATACCCCTACGAACCTCGGAGCGGTTCGGATTGTCCAGAGTAAACTTGACCTCAGCTGTGTTGTCCTCTTTGATAAAGGCCTTTTCCAGGGTTTCAAACCGGATG
This genomic window contains:
- a CDS encoding M48 family metalloprotease produces the protein MKQIKSTGITRRDFLQGCTATAITLAGTGLFQGCAIDPITGQKQLMLMSRDQEISVDKQQSPFQFSSDYGVTQDKGLNRYVAGVGKSMLHQVHRLDMPYNFQVVNATYVNAYAFPGGSIAVTRGILLELDNEAELASLLGHELGHVNARHAAEQQSKGQISSIIVAGLSVAAETQGAGLGDWAQKLGGLGQGLFLSKYSRNNEREADSLGHQYMARSGYNSKGFTGLMEMLNEMNTTKPNSTQMLFATHPMSRERLDSARNRDSGIYRDTHSLSLYRDRYMDHTANLRSQKALISKLQEADKFLAKAQYDQAESALMSALRLKDNDYTAQVMTAKCMLIRKKNKNAAYHASLAKQLFPRENQGHYISGLSNLALKKNMQAHADFAASSRLLPGNPQTTFYQGYALDMAGRKQPAAREYAAYLKEINYASNKYSQYAYKRLKAWNYIE
- the gspE gene encoding type II secretion system ATPase GspE codes for the protein MEKLIQQFIDRLATFVTLDHEQREKIKAACAKNPARMPEMACDTKLVSESQSLKALGAMYGIEFLEDIAFLNPDLSVSEKITRKFLKKNLIVPLKPEDKRPVIVLNDPSDLSYVDEVAMHVGFGDYTLALATRAQILSAVNMIFDQDEQNVQKLMDDIEDDEFLHIEDIEQTADLLDDTSDAPVIRLVNQMISQSVKAGASDIHIEPFQDELVVRYRIDGILYPMMSPPKMFQSSLISRVKVMAKMNIAEKRIPQDGRAQVRMGNQEIDMRISTVPTNFGERLVIRLLNKSGSFMQISEFGLSQDNERHLHDIFRQNHGIVLVTGPTGSGKTTTLYAGLSEINTPDRSIITVEDPVEYNLKGVGQIQVNQKTGLTFARGLRSIVRQDPDVILIGEIRDIETAEIAIQSALTGHLVFSTLHTNDAPGAVTRLVDLGVEPYLITSSVNHIIAQRLVRVLCRHCREEFVLSNADLSSFESINGLAPGQKVFKPKGCPKCFDTGYLGRQAIMEILPLDEELKSLILETSDANLIKEAAIKKGMKTLRADGLTKVAQGITSLREVLRVTQE